The region tgcatttatgaagaaaaggctCAGCACCCAAGACTGTTTCCTCAAcggtgttcagtgtctttgggtggactGCTTAGGCAGATTGCCGGCTACAACCGATTTTAGGATTGTTAAGTGACTTaagagtcctcttgactactcctaatgtttcacagatttaggagctagttttagtgcttatatgctttgtgaaatactcttagaggaaacatttaggagtcctaaatttaggactgacacgcccagtATTTtaaagagtttctcctaaaatgGCAaggctacttttagccttaagatgtttggTGAATATGGCGCCAGAAACTGAAGTACTGAGGAACTTTATACAGTGACAGAATATGGGTGTCCTTATGTGTTCACACCCTACTCCTGATCACAGGATAAACTCACTTCACTTGACAAATTGGGTTTATTTGAAAAGCTCTGCAATTGTCAGGGGTTGTGTGTATTAAATACACCAAAGAGTTGCGAGACACAGAGAAATAGTCTTTTAATTAACACAACGAATGATCGCATACACATACCAACGTAACATTAACACAAGACAATGAACTGAAACACAGAGGGCTTTAAATAGACAGGAGGATGGCAGTCAGAGAAACAGGGAACAGGTGAAAACTAATGAGAAACTAGACAACTAATGAAGATCTAGGACACaggtaaaacaatgaaaaccaTGACTAGAAATTAAACAAGACAGTAAAACAGAACATGACCGTGACAGCAATGTcatcaaaataatcaatattgaAATTAAAGTGATTTGTCATTGAAACTCCCAAATTGACAGGGATACTGTAAATGATGTAAATGTAAACGTAACTTGGTTCTAacctttaaattaatcatttcatAAAATCAGGGCCGTCCTTAGGGCCCTCGCTTAGGGATGGTTTTCACGGGATATTGTGCACGTCACTCGCCCGTGTGTCTCGTCATATCCGTAATAGAGAAAGGTTGCTGCGGCTGCTTTGACGCATGTCTGGTGTGGGAGCGGCAcaggttagttgtcacaatgagtgagaaaggttgacatggagtAGCTAAATCTCCATCCTGTGTTAAACGCcgaacagaggagagtctgctggcggtgacagagctcgtaataaaacatgAATCAACATTGGCTGGGCTTCTCGGAGATGGTGAGAAccgagggatttgaaatgttgtaaaagcgacACGGAGATGATGGTGTTTATTAATCAACACgtgttttattgaacagataaactGCCTTATGTatctctctaacagagttcagtGTGAAGCATCATTATGGTTGTAGTAACGCTGTGCTGGAGTTTATTTTCATGGAAGTACTGTGTCTATTAATGGGTACAGTAAtgtcttcagctagtcagcttgagatccttttcatctaaactggttatatctcttaaaCCCAgaagtgaatgttttatgagcagtaggataatcactctgtctctctctctctttagttATGAAGAAGAGCCATATTCATCCACACAGTCACACAGAGCCGAAGcacatccaaaacaatgttcttctgcgAAATGcatagatttttgttttttaactgctAGAGGGACAAAAGTTACACAGTGTGCCTTTAAGAATTAAATAAATTGAGTCATCAGTCCTTATTTCATTCTTAAAGGTATATTTATAAAAGCATCTTTCATAATAATGAACATACGATTCTGGTCGAGTAAAAAGCAGACAACGATCAAAAACCATCATGAGGCTTTCTGAAGCGAGTTTGTACTTTACCTGTAATAACTGGCATAGCAGATCATGACCATCATTTGTGATCCTGTAGAACAAAATTACACAACACATGTTATAGCTATAGCTTTTCAGTTCCAATGTTAAGACATTTTAGTAGTGATGTTTTATGGCACTGGTGTAATCTGGTGTCCGTGTTTCTGTTCTTTTCCTTTGCTATTCAATTTGGACTAGTTTGGCTCTCGTTTAACTGTTTTCTTTGTGTGAAACATTACCAATGAAATAGTCTCTTCTGCACATGGATCCTAACTCTTCCTCAGTGTCACCCTTTCAAGGTGCTGCTAGTAACTTTTCCCTACAAAAATGTTATCTAACAATACAGCTCATATATAGATCCACAAATATATACTGTCACAGCAGAAAGGCTGTTCACACACCTGGGTGCATGAGTGATCAGAGGTTCTCCGTCATAGTGAGGGAAGTTGTATGACAGGAAGTTGTCATTGACACTGACTCCTGGCCAAGAGTCCTCAGTAGGAGAACCTGGAGATGACATGAGATAATGATCAAAACAGACTCCAACTACACTTAGTAAGTATCACTAGAGTCGCAAGCAGTAGTTAGACATCTGAATAAATCTGGTTGCTCAGATGCATAAACTCGCAAAATATATAGAAGAGTTTGGAAAAACCtaatcttttattgtttttgagaGAAACAGGCATGTtccttttgtttatatgcaacAAACTAGGTGATTTTAATAGTATGATGGTTTCACTTGACCATACATGTGCAGATGTTGGTAGGTTAAATGCCCTACAGACCGTGATTGAATGACCAAATTCATgcattaaaagaaaacaaaacgtGGTGATGGTTGAGCATTGATGCAGGTTACAGGTTAGATAGTTTGTAGTTGTCTTGAGAAATGAAGGCTATTCTTTGTGAGCTATAGCAAAGAAATCGAAAGGAGTTTACTACTGTCTGCAGAGAAAAAGCAGAAAATGGAGTGGAAGGCCAAAATGTAGCCTTCACAACAGACACTTAACTAGTCCTCAGCTTACAGCACAGCTCAATGACACTCGTGATGTACCAGTGTCATCAACCACTGGCGCTAGAAGCAGGGCTGATGGGCAGAATTTCCTGCAAGAAACCACTCCTGAAGACTTCAGATAAAGCAAAGCAACTAAAGTGGGTGAAAACACACAAGAATTGAACGGTGAATGACTGGAAGAAAGTTCTGTGGACAGATGAGTCCAAAATTGCTCTAACAGAAGAACTTATGTAAGATGGAGAACAGAAGAGAAGATGTTACTAGACTGTCAATCATGGAGGTGGAAGCGTAATGGTTTGGGGTTGCTTTGGAGCAGGGAAGGTTGGAGACTTATTTCAGGTGAAAGGAATACTGGATCAACATGGCTACCATTCCATACTTCAATGCCACACAATTCCATCTGGACTGCAGCTAATTGGAACCAAACTTCACCATGCAACAAGACAATGATCCGAAGCATATGTCCAAGAGCAAACAGTCGGCTGGAGTGTTATCTATCATGGAATGGCCAGCCTAGTCACTGGACCTGAATCCTATTGAACTGCTCAGGGATGAACTGGATCACAAGGTCAGAAAGAAGAACACCTTTGCTAAGTTTTACAAGAGGCATGGCAAAGGCACGGCTTGGGATTGTGTTCTTTGTGATTCATGTTTGTTTCTATGTACCATGTACTGCCCTGTCTTAATGTCTTGACTCAACCCTTGTTATCTCATAATACAAATAACCCCAGGattttggtggaaaaggggATAGTGCTTACTCTCCTCTGACACACACAACGTTGTTTAAGGATTCTTTAACGATTATGTATTTACATTATCAAATTAAGCATTTGTACTTGTTGTGTACATGCATGTTGTTCTGAAAATGTTGTTGCTATTAAGGTTAGGTGATGGATCGAGGTAGGGATTGAGTTTAAGTGCGGGAGTATTGTGAATAGTTTAATTACACTATTCAAAACCACTAATGGGATGAATAAGCAAAAAACAGTACTGAGTGCTCCTTTACCATGCATAACACCACAGCTCTTACCCAAGATGCGAAATATAAGATGAAGTTCATCCTCCACTGTCGACCCAGGGAAGAGAGGGCGTCCGGTGATCATTTCATAGAATATACATCCTACACCCCTATGTTAATGAAACAAAGCAGACAGATAGAAAGCATAAAATGTCTTTTTGAGAAATACATGAAAGGCAAAATACTGATATGTTACACAGGCCAAACAGAGAGTCCAAAGCGATACCCATGAAACACTCATGCACACAGTTTGGGGTTTTGTCTTAAGTCAGGGCATTGACAACCAAGTTACTGTCccgcagagttcagctccaaccttTAATCAAACACACTTAAACCAGTGAATAATGCTGTAACTGTCGTTGTCCTGGATATGTAAAGATAAATTAGTCCAGACTAGGAGCGCTCCCTTTATAAAATTCCTGTTCTGCATTCAGTGAGCTGCATCACTTCCCATCCACAACAACATACTTCCTGCATAATACTTGTAAAGTTGCTCTAATACATGTTTTCTTCTCTACTTTGAGCATAAATAAGTCATCTGTAGAATGATATGTAGAATGGTCTCATCTTTATCTCTTTGACCTTGATTCTGTACAGACGCTTCTGCACTTGAACACAAATGACTCTGAAACGCTCTCCAGCCTGACACTCACAACACTACTGAGTGaatcacacatatatatttattgtattaaatatatataatatattaatcagCTTGGCTCACAATGCTTTTGAGAAGTGCAGCCCTGGTTCAGTGTTTACTGTAAGAGCATATCAGAGCTCCTCTGagcccctccacctccccagctccacctgcatagatctgctatgggattgactatatattattataaacaaactatatattattatagtttgtATAATCTTGAAAATAAAGTATAGGTATACTTCCTACAAGTTTTCACCATTCAACTAGTATTAATGGCAGCAATCCAAACAGatgtgaagtgtgtgtgtgtgtgtgtgtgacctcaCCAGATGTCGATGGAGGTGAAGTACTCTGTTGATCCCAGCAGCACATCTGGAGGTCTGTACCAGAGAGTGACCACTTCATTAGAGAAGGTCTTCGAGGGCACTGACTTCGCACGTGCAAGACCTACAGCGACACAAACAAACCATTAATCTGTGAACGTGATGATTCTCGTTCATTTCACACTATACAGTTAACGTCAGTTGGTGTCTCTGTCTTTCTAGTATTTGGGGATGTGAGTGATTGGGCCTACCGAAGTCAGCGAGTTTGAGCTCTCCCCTGTCGCTGATCAGAAGGTTCTGAGGTTTTAGGTCTCTGTGCAAAACTTTGTGCCGATGGCAATAAGCTAGACCTCGCAATAGCTGAAACAGGAAAATCTATAGGGTGGAAACAAAGAGTACAATAAAGTAATTTCAATATCAGATGCTCGTGTACCTTCACTGTTGTAAACCAATGAATGTGCCACCCAGACAGGACTTGAGTTACAGCTCTCTTTTTCTTCCTTTCTTATTCTATTATCTTGCTCTGGCTTCGTTTTTGTTGATCCTTTCTCTACATGGTGGCCGCTCGTTCTTTCTTAGCCCTACATCTTCCTGATCTGCCCTTCAAACTGTCTCTTCTGTGCCCTGCCGGTCAGAGTTTGGTCCTGGGCTTGCCAAAACTTTTAGGTATGTAACTTCTTATGTTCAGGAAAGAagttaaaggtatagttcacttAAAATGAAACCTCTGCCATCGTTTATCTCCTGTCATTCCAAACCGGTATGACTGTTTTTCTTCTATGGagcacaaaaataaatgtagttCAAACAACATTTGACCCCACTGacttaaatatttgaattttattgtttgtttgtttgctttgtttcttcttttgtgttccacagaagtacTACTGCTAGAATGAAAAACATTGGAGTGTGCATAAATTGTGCATTTCCCAAGCAATGACCCAATTTCCCAATGACAAGCTCATTTGTACCttaaaggccctgatatactcatggcaaagttctttttcctctttgctcaggggtaaaaagaagtttgaaataCAGTTAACATCCTGACAACGTCCACAGTGTTGAGAGCgatgtttagatgaatatgtgaATGAAGAGGAAATGAACCAGAGAAGATTTACACCTCAAAGAAGGCGGGGCCTCAGAGCCACACCCAACTATTGCATCATCACCACGGAAACAATGTCACAACTAGTGCGTTCTCTGGTATATCGAGGTCTTTAGTGTAGCAAAAATTCCCAATTACGATTCCCGTTGGCGCCAATAGCCTAGTGGTTAGCACACTGACATATGGCGCAAATGCGTTCATGGCGACCGGAGCTCAATTCCCGTCTCGAGGTCCTTTGCCCCTCTCTCTGCCCAAtgctttcctgtctgctctctactgtcctctccaaataaaggcacaaaaagcccataaatatataaaaaaagaaaatttcttttaaatttctAATCTACAAAAGTACCTGCATATCAAACGTAGTGATCTATTAGGACTACCTTAATTATTTCTTTGCAATTCTATATGCTGTATCCTCCTGCTTAAAATATCTACAGAATGCACTATTCCTTAGTCTTCTGAAGCCTTATAATAGACTTGTTCgatgaacagattgaagttTTCATTGATATTCACAATCAGTCTCTACTCAGACCACATGAAGTTGTGTTGTGCTGTGACATGACGTTATTTTCAATCACTTTCCCTCATGCATTACTTTTTAGTATTACTTGTATTTCGGATAATCAACATACtcaatttaaactaaaattacaGGCAGTTACAGCTGGCAGGATATGTCTTCACCCCCTAACCTTTACATTATAAACACTCATTATGCTCCCACAGTCCTCCAGATACTGTTTGAGATCCTTCTCCTGAAAACACACAGAGCACACGTGTATTAGAAACAGATGGACACAATTAGAAATGCTATAATAAATAAGATGCACGTCACGCACCAAGTACTCAAAGACTAGTGTAAGGCACTTCTCTGTGTGAATGATGTCGTGGAGCGTGACGATGTTGGCATGTTTCAAGTTCTTCAGGAGAGACACTGACAGAGAGAAATATCATCAAATCAGCCTGAATGAAAACATAGTCTGGCACTGCTACTCCAGTCTGCTAAGAAAATTATGTTGCATAATCACAATAGCAATATAATGCACAGAGCCCACAATTCATAGTCTTATCTGAGTACACTTGCATTTCTTGCAAGTTATTTTACGCTTACTAGTCAAATTTAATACTAGTTTTAATAATGgccaaacacatttaaaaaaaaaaaaaatccatttgttgttgttttgagaGATGAAGGCTAATCCATAAAATATTGTCTGGAAAGATCAAAGTAGACTCTTCCCATCAACACTCAGTCACTGCTATAATCCAAAGCCCATCTTAACCAGTTTAATACATCTCAGGTGAATTACCTCACGTCTCTAAACTTCTGAATGGTGGAGGATATTGTACCTTCTCGTATGGCGGTGCAGGGTGCGCCTTCCTCATACTCCAGCCGGATTTCTTTCAGAGCCACTAGGTTATCCGTTAATTTACTACGACCCTTAAACACTGTGGCATATGTGCcctataaacacacacacacaatatcagCTGTTCAGTGGCATTACTGATGTGCAATGGCCTTTGCATTTATATAGAAATGGCAAACTGTAAAATTAGTAGAAaagaacaatatcaattgacaATATGACCAAAAGAAAGATAAGAACAACCCACTCAACTCCATTTCCAACATTCAAACACTTCTAATGCTCAATTAATTGAGTGAATAAACAGAAACTGGATCATAAACTGTGGGAATATCATCTAGTGTGGAGAAGACTGGAGCTCATCAGTGTCTCACCTCTCCCAGTTTGTCCAGTTTGACATACGACTCTAATTTGCCAAAGCCGATTTCTGACTGAAAGGAAAACAAATCTCAAATTATTGTTATGCAAAAGTTCAATTTTTACACAAGGAGAAATTTAATTTTGACTACGCTTTCATTGTCTATGACGATGCTTAATCGCATTTGATGTAAAGGAAGCTTTGCTGTGATTTACAGATTAATAAATGGttaattttgtataaaaacgtgggcattacagtattttttatgcaaaatctttttttacatttattaacaaagATATTAATTTAAGTGTTTTCAGTTTGACACTTGATAATCTCCATACAATTTTAAATCATACTGGTAGATCACGACAAAGAAAGACTCACAAGTGACGTCCTGCGAAACCTTCGACTCAGAGGTTTGTCAAACGGTGGGCTGTTTGAGGCAAATTTCTTTAGGTAACCTTCTGGCAAACGAATATCCGCTGGCAGTGAGAGACGCTTATTGATGTCCTGAAGGGGATAAAAGATATAATGTGTCAGTGAGCAGTTGTATGGGGCAGTGCTGATGGAAGTGCACCTATAAATGTCACCTGGTGACTACATAATGCTGCTGGCCAACTTTAATGCCCATGTTTGGGACGACAGAGACATCTGGAGGAGAGTGACTGGGAAGGACGGCTTGCCTGAACAAAACCTGAGTGGTATTGTTGGACTTCTGGATTAGCCATAACAAACACCATGTTCAAACATTAGGTGTACCTGGTTCATAAAGTGTACCTGGTCTTAGACCACCTTAGGCTAAAGGCAGATGACCAAATTTGTTTTCTTAGAATTGGACCAGCGGCTGTATGTAATGGACACTCAGCCTCCTAAAAAATCCAGGAGCTGGTGGACCAGCAAACCAGCTCAGTTTTGCTTGAGAACAGCATGATATGAACCAACAGCTTGACCAGCGCTATACCAGCtctaaataaatgaacatggaattcatgctggtttatgctggatgTTTCAGCAGGGCAGGTAAAGAGAGGAAAAACAGGAAACCCAAGCAAATTTTGCAGGTGAACTGGGAACATTTGGAAGAGCTTTAACTCCCACCTGCAGAGGAGCTATTCCTTTATCCCAAGGCAAGCTGGAGACATGGAGTCTTGTCAGTCCTGTTACAGCGGAAACAGCTGCTTTGAGCAGTGGCTGAAGGTTGTTGGTGCCGGCAATGGCGGTAACCCAAAATCACATTAGTGGACACCAACGGTGAGGGAGGCCATTAGCAGGAACAAGGAAACCCTTTGGTACTGGTTAGCCTGTGGGTCTCCAAGTATTGGCAGGATAGAGGGACTGCAGCCATAGTGGTTGTTGAAGCAAAAACTCAGGTATGAGAGGAGCTCAGAGAAAACACCAGAGAAGAACTTCTGGATGGCATCAAAGAGGTGTAATGAACACTTTGAGGATCTTCTGAACCTTGAGGACATGGCCTCATAAGAAGAGGTAGGGTTGTGATGTAAAATTTCCTTGGCTGATGCAAAAGGCTCTGAGGGTGGATGAGGTTCTCCCTGAGATACTGAAGGCCCTGGATGTAGTCAGCTGGTGGACATGCCTGTTCAACATCGAGTGGGAATCAAGGCCAGTGGAGAAATCAAGCTGCAGCGGCGAGATCACGGCATCCGTGTGTTCAACGGACATTGGCTACCTTTTATGCAACAGGCGTAGATCTAAAAGAGTTTTACATGTATTgcttatttcatatgcaaagatgatACTTAATCACAGCAGTGGTTGTTTACACTGATAAAGGAGACTTTCCTCTTTTAAATGGGTTCTTTAAATCAGAGAGCTAAAATCAGAGTTGAAAATGTCAAAATcctactaacattataagtgcacctctgaaaaatatataacattttaaaaatgcaattcatggCCCATTTAACAAATGTCAAGGGTCAAGGGAACACTAATCACCATGACTTCAAGCAAACCGAATAATACTAGACATGTACAGTTACAGAATGAGCCTGTGCTCATAATCACATTACTACGTCTAGTATATCATTACCAGTGGCCACAGAGTTAATACCCTGTCCAGAATTAAATAATGACTGAAGAATGCGATCAGCTGAGAacagatgaaaataaaaacaaaggcTAGAGCAGAAACAGAGAAATCAAACCTGAGTCCTGAGAGAGTGACAtaacctacaacactacatttTCTGAACCACACTCATGTTCAGGTGGGCTCCTGAATATTAAATGTAGGGGACAATCCTAAAGTCACAGCCTGCACCTGATCCCTTTTCTTTGATTTGGTTTGGCATTTCACTCactaaaagaaatgaaaaaaataacaatgacAAACAATAAGGTATCCCTAATAATGTTAGTGTAATAATTTATCTATGACTGTTGTCAAATGATCTGCTTATCAGGAAGACAGCTGAATGTTTTCCTATGGTAGTTGGTTTCATGTCAGTGGTGTAGTGTATCGGGAGGCTGATCTGCATTCTGCCGCTTTGGCAAATTCACAGACGATGGTGAGGAAGTTTGATTTCATGATGGTGCGTTGTGGGCATATGTGAGCATAACCCCCTTTTGCACTAAGAAACCACGCGTTTGGGCACTCGGGGAATATAACAGAACGCCATACTTGAGACACAGCACTTGCTTAATTTAATGTATAATTTGGGCATGTGTGTTGGAATGTGTGTTACTCACTTCAGATTGTACACGCATTACCTCATTAGAGATGCGCTGCTGAAGGTTACGCATGCGCACTCTTACAGGACTCTGAACTTCATCAGAGGAGGTTCCTGAAGCTTGATCACTTTCTCCATCTGACCACATCTTCCCATGGACTACAcctggaaacacacacacacacacacactttatatCCCCTTAGGTCTTAGGTACATGTGAAGAGAATAGAAACCCAGATTTGAGATGACCATGACATTTCACCTGCACTCTACAAAGTAATTCAGGGGATCAGTCACCACAACTTAAATTAATGCATGGTTGCAAgttaaaattgttttaattaaagattattttgtagagttgtgttgacataataatgttgatcattacatcaacttaatatCGTCTGtaaatttaaactcaaatgtcTGCGTATTAGGTTGTAGTAACTTAATGAAATTGTCTTGAtagcagtggatttctagttcccagcatgcatagGATTGCCTATAAATTACAACTACATAAATTGAGGAACGCTGAGGAATCTTCTGGACTCCCTAATCAGGTTTGGCTCCAGTATACTGCATTAATGCAAACGAGAATCATTTGGCCATAGGCCAGCCACCACTTCCTCTTCTGCTGTTTTGTGCCTTGCAGCTACCATGTCCTTCATGCTTTGTAGGACGCAGATTTACTGGGTCAAGCTTTTGTACAAATGCCCTGAAGTGCTCATCCTctgacatttaaaacagctgtgcATCACTGATGATcatgtaacttcttcctgagtctctccatcagtgtcgactccggtttgaacaatgtaaggctgaacaccgttactgacaatcctcattttggctgcgtgagattctccagctttgttgttgttgagctgttaaagctccaccctcttctggagcagcagctcatttgcatttaaagcgACACACataaaaacggcgtgtttttgctcacacccaaataggggcaaatttgacaagctataataaatgatctgtgggggattttgagctgaaacttcacacacacattctggagacaccagagactgatattacaatCTTGTGAAAGGAAAGCATTATAGGTCCACTTTAAAATATCAATTATTGTGTGCATTGCTTTTAGGCTTTTGAGAGTCAAAAACTGTATGCTgactaataaatattttttttgtcccATGTGCATCACTTTAGGCCTTTAGAGGCCAAGAAAATTCAGTGTGAAAGATTTCAAACATACCTTAACTATCTACAGCAGACATTTCAGATCCAGCAGATGGATGCCCATCAGATAAAATGGGTGTTAACACCAATAATACAcctcacaagttttttttttttttccataatatACCAGGGTTCCTCAAATCTGTCCCTTGGAGATTAGATCCGACCCCAGTCAAACTACATTACAGGTAAgtgagtttgatcagggttTGAGCTAATGTGACAAACTCAGTCAGGGTGGACGGACACACATCCAGAACAGGAGCATTCTGGGGTTGTCAGAACCAGAACTTGTGAATTTATTCCCAAAAGTGGACAGAAACATTGTTGGTTTCTGTAAGGTCACATTTGTTTGATCACTTTTCCAAGATACATGTTCTGAAATAAGTGAAATCATGTAGGAGGTGAGGTTATCTGCCAATGTACATGAAATTGGAAAAAGAATAGTTTTGTCCTACTTTGTACTTCTAATTTTTATCGTTATATTCTACTACTTCTGAGTAAGAATTCAACAGTTTGTGTCATTTTTAACATCCTTTCTTCCTGAATCTGTGTGAACAATGATCAGTGTACAAATGCTTGCTttaaatgagtgtgtgtgtgtgtgtgtgtgagtgtgtgtctgtatgcAGAGTTTCAGTAAAAGCTTGTTCTCACCAATCTCTCGTGACAAGGGAGGCTCATCCAGTCCCGTATCTTCAGGAAGCTCGGACAGACTCTCGTCCAAACGCCGTACGCTTTGCAGGCTCATGGACAGGCGCTTTTTAATGATCTTCATACGGTCCATCAAAACTCGGCTCTGTCCGCGACCTCAAGGATGCTGTGGG is a window of Megalobrama amblycephala isolate DHTTF-2021 linkage group LG6, ASM1881202v1, whole genome shotgun sequence DNA encoding:
- the LOC125269645 gene encoding cyclin-dependent kinase 16 isoform X3; the protein is MWSDGESDQASGTSSDEVQSPVRVRMRNLQQRISNEDINKRLSLPADIRLPEGYLKKFASNSPPFDKPLSRRFRRTSLSEIGFGKLESYVKLDKLGEGTYATVFKGRSKLTDNLVALKEIRLEYEEGAPCTAIREVSLLKNLKHANIVTLHDIIHTEKCLTLVFEYLEKDLKQYLEDCGSIMSVYNVKIFLFQLLRGLAYCHRHKVLHRDLKPQNLLISDRGELKLADFGLARAKSVPSKTFSNEVVTLWYRPPDVLLGSTEYFTSIDIWGVGCIFYEMITGRPLFPGSTVEDELHLIFRILGSPTEDSWPGVSVNDNFLSYNFPHYDGEPLITHAPRITNDGHDLLCQLLQFEASRRISAEAALRHIYFRELGDKVQDLDDTTSIFSVKDIRLQKDPGKHFPAQRELAVVHRMGSAPPEHFLSEGVNRLLHPAPLSS
- the LOC125269645 gene encoding cyclin-dependent kinase 16 isoform X1, whose protein sequence is MDRMKIIKKRLSMSLQSVRRLDESLSELPEDTGLDEPPLSREIGVVHGKMWSDGESDQASGTSSDEVQSPVRVRMRNLQQRISNEDINKRLSLPADIRLPEGYLKKFASNSPPFDKPLSRRFRRTSLSEIGFGKLESYVKLDKLGEGTYATVFKGRSKLTDNLVALKEIRLEYEEGAPCTAIREVSLLKNLKHANIVTLHDIIHTEKCLTLVFEYLEKDLKQYLEDCGSIMSVYNVKIFLFQLLRGLAYCHRHKVLHRDLKPQNLLISDRGELKLADFGLARAKSVPSKTFSNEVVTLWYRPPDVLLGSTEYFTSIDIWGVGCIFYEMITGRPLFPGSTVEDELHLIFRILGSPTEDSWPGVSVNDNFLSYNFPHYDGEPLITHAPRITNDGHDLLCQLLQFEASRRISAEAALRHIYFRELGDKVQDLDDTTSIFSVKDIRLQKDPGKHFPAQRELAVVHRMGSAPPEHFLSEGVNRLLHPAPLSS
- the LOC125269645 gene encoding cyclin-dependent kinase 16 isoform X2, encoding MDRMKIIKKRLSMSLQSVRRLDESLSELPEDTGLDEPPLSREIGVVHGKMWSDGESDQASGTSSDEVQSPVRVRMRNLQQRISNEDINKRLSLPADIRLPEGYLKKFASNSPPFDKPLSRRFRRTSLSEIGFGKLESYVKLDKLGEGTYATVFKGRSKLTDNLVALKEIRLEYEEGAPCTAIREVSLLKNLKHANIVTLHDIIHTEKCLTLVFEYLEKDLKQYLEDCGSIMSVYNIFLFQLLRGLAYCHRHKVLHRDLKPQNLLISDRGELKLADFGLARAKSVPSKTFSNEVVTLWYRPPDVLLGSTEYFTSIDIWGVGCIFYEMITGRPLFPGSTVEDELHLIFRILGSPTEDSWPGVSVNDNFLSYNFPHYDGEPLITHAPRITNDGHDLLCQLLQFEASRRISAEAALRHIYFRELGDKVQDLDDTTSIFSVKDIRLQKDPGKHFPAQRELAVVHRMGSAPPEHFLSEGVNRLLHPAPLSS